The proteins below come from a single Mycolicibacterium sp. TY81 genomic window:
- a CDS encoding MarR family winged helix-turn-helix transcriptional regulator: protein MVHAAVDEIVSNCLAVRVRLLGRAVTSLYDHALEEHGVSIAQINLMAALGKVGPCSPARIGEVLQLERSTVSRNLSLLMKHGWVEAVSANAKGVREVALTGSGRKKIETVLPAWRQAQQEAAELMGAGGVKAVRTLATSIGLPPGD from the coding sequence ATGGTCCACGCCGCTGTCGATGAGATCGTCAGTAATTGCCTGGCGGTTCGCGTCCGGCTGCTCGGCCGGGCGGTGACGAGTCTGTACGACCATGCCCTCGAGGAGCACGGCGTCAGCATCGCCCAGATCAATCTCATGGCGGCGCTGGGGAAGGTGGGGCCCTGCTCGCCGGCCCGGATCGGTGAGGTGCTGCAGCTGGAGCGGTCGACCGTCAGCCGCAACCTGAGTCTGTTGATGAAGCACGGCTGGGTGGAGGCGGTCTCTGCGAACGCCAAAGGGGTGCGTGAGGTCGCGCTGACCGGATCGGGCCGCAAGAAGATCGAGACCGTGCTGCCGGCATGGCGGCAGGCGCAACAGGAGGCCGCCGAGCTGATGGGTGCCGGCGGCGTCAAGGCGGTCCGGACCCTGGCGACCAGTATCGGTCTGCCGCCCGGCGACTAG
- the yhjD gene encoding inner membrane protein YhjD, producing the protein MTDSDQPGLLDRLRQRHPWLDRIMRAQDRYESCNGDFYAAGITYFTVFALFPLLMVGFAVGGFVLASRPDLLAELEVHIRSAVAGDFGNQLVGLMDSAVKSRTSVGVIGLATAAWAGLGWMANLRKALTEMWEQQSEPDGWLGTKLSDLLALISAFIAIVITIGLTALGDTGLMTTVLHWFGVGHVPGLGVLLRVASLAVSFLVAWLMFTWIIARLPREKVSLRSSARAALIAAVGFELFKQVASIYLRTVMHGPAGATFGPVLGLMVFAYITARLILFSTAWAATAADTMALAPVAPPGPAAIVTRYREREGVDANSVAVGAAVGLLGGLGLSRLVRRRRG; encoded by the coding sequence ATGACCGACTCGGACCAGCCGGGCCTACTCGACCGACTGCGTCAGCGGCATCCGTGGCTGGATCGGATCATGCGGGCCCAGGACCGCTACGAGTCCTGCAACGGCGACTTCTACGCCGCCGGCATCACGTACTTCACGGTGTTCGCGCTGTTCCCACTGCTCATGGTCGGTTTCGCGGTGGGTGGCTTCGTGCTGGCATCCCGCCCCGACCTGCTGGCCGAACTCGAGGTGCACATCCGCTCCGCGGTCGCGGGCGACTTCGGTAACCAGCTGGTCGGGCTGATGGACTCGGCCGTGAAATCGCGCACCTCGGTCGGCGTCATCGGCCTGGCGACCGCGGCGTGGGCCGGCCTGGGCTGGATGGCGAACCTGCGCAAGGCCCTCACCGAGATGTGGGAGCAGCAGAGCGAACCCGATGGCTGGCTGGGCACCAAGCTGTCCGACCTGCTGGCGTTGATCTCGGCGTTCATCGCCATCGTCATCACCATCGGCCTGACCGCCCTGGGCGACACGGGATTGATGACGACGGTCCTGCACTGGTTCGGCGTCGGGCACGTGCCCGGCCTCGGCGTGCTGCTGCGGGTGGCGTCGTTGGCGGTGTCGTTCCTCGTGGCGTGGCTGATGTTCACCTGGATCATCGCCCGGCTGCCCCGCGAGAAGGTCAGCCTGCGCAGCTCGGCTCGGGCTGCCCTGATCGCCGCGGTGGGCTTCGAGTTGTTCAAGCAGGTCGCGTCGATCTATCTGCGGACCGTCATGCACGGGCCGGCGGGCGCGACGTTCGGGCCCGTGCTGGGCCTGATGGTGTTCGCGTACATCACCGCGCGGCTGATCCTGTTCTCGACCGCGTGGGCGGCCACCGCCGCGGACACGATGGCGCTGGCCCCGGTGGCGCCGCCCGGACCAGCTGCGATCGTCACCCGCTACCGCGAGCGCGAGGGCGTCGACGCGAACAGCGTGGCGGTCGGCGCGGCTGTGGGCCTGCTTGGTGGGCTGGGTCTTTCGCGCCTGGTGCGACGCCGCAGGGGATAG
- the trpS gene encoding tryptophan--tRNA ligase — MSNSGAGADKRVVFSGAQPTSDSLHLGNALGAVQNWAHLQDGYDAFFCVVDLHAITVPQDPDTLRRRTLVTAAQYLALGIDPARSTVFVQSHVAEHTQLAWLLGCFTGFGQASRMTQFKDKSQKQGADATTVGLFTYPVLMAADILLYDTDLVPVGEDQRQHLELARDLAQRFNARFPDTFVVPEAMIPKATAKIYDLQDPTAKMSKSAATDAGLINLLDDPAKSAKKIRSAVTDSEREIRFDTEAKPGISNLLTIQSAVTGTAVDALVAGYEGRGYGDLKKETAEAVVEYVTPIKNRVDELLADPAELESVLAAGAERAEQVAFKTLQRVNDRLGLLPRLR, encoded by the coding sequence ATGAGCAACAGCGGTGCAGGCGCGGACAAGCGCGTCGTCTTTTCCGGGGCACAGCCCACTTCCGACTCGCTTCACCTGGGCAATGCCCTGGGCGCGGTGCAGAACTGGGCCCACCTGCAGGACGGCTACGACGCGTTCTTCTGCGTCGTCGACCTGCACGCCATCACCGTCCCGCAGGACCCGGACACGCTGCGTCGTCGCACGCTGGTGACTGCCGCGCAGTACCTCGCGCTCGGTATCGACCCGGCCCGCAGCACGGTGTTCGTGCAGAGCCACGTCGCCGAGCACACCCAGCTGGCGTGGTTGCTGGGCTGCTTCACCGGCTTCGGTCAGGCGTCGCGGATGACGCAGTTCAAGGACAAGTCGCAGAAGCAGGGCGCCGACGCCACGACGGTCGGCCTGTTCACCTATCCGGTGCTGATGGCCGCCGACATCCTGCTCTACGACACCGACCTGGTGCCCGTCGGTGAGGATCAGCGTCAGCACCTCGAATTGGCCCGTGACCTCGCGCAGCGGTTCAACGCGCGCTTCCCTGACACCTTCGTGGTGCCCGAGGCCATGATCCCCAAGGCCACCGCCAAGATCTACGACCTGCAGGACCCGACCGCCAAGATGAGCAAGTCGGCCGCGACCGACGCCGGGCTGATCAATCTGCTCGACGATCCGGCCAAGAGCGCCAAGAAAATTCGCTCGGCGGTCACCGACAGCGAGCGCGAAATCCGGTTCGACACCGAGGCCAAGCCCGGCATCTCCAACCTGTTGACCATCCAGTCGGCGGTCACCGGAACCGCCGTCGACGCCCTGGTGGCCGGGTACGAAGGACGCGGTTACGGCGACCTCAAGAAGGAAACGGCCGAGGCCGTCGTCGAGTACGTCACCCCGATCAAGAACCGGGTCGACGAGCTGCTCGCCGACCCGGCCGAGCTCGAATCGGTGCTGGCCGCGGGTGCCGAGCGCGCCGAGCAGGTGGCGTTCAAGACGCTGCAGCGCGTCAACGACCGGCTGGGCCTGCTGCCGCGTCTGCGCTGA
- a CDS encoding SIS domain-containing protein, giving the protein MAAEIVEQPQVWRRLLDEGREPIRAAAAQIAATSPRFVLFVARGTSDHAALYAKYLVEINHGLPAGLVSPSTMTVYGARPDLRDVLYIAVSQSGGSPDLVRSVEVARSQGALTVAVTNNAASDLAAAAAIHIDVLAGAEKSVAATKSYTAELLALQLLLGDDRDGVDALPDLGEQVLAFDALVREVAQRYRFAQRLIATGRGYSYPTAREAALKLMETSYLSAQAFSGADLLHGPLATVDPQVPVLAVVPEGAGGQAMAPVLERLAERHADVFGVGDPAALAGLAGGIALPSGVSDELSPLLEILPLQQLALHLALARGGDPDQPRGLRKVTETL; this is encoded by the coding sequence ATGGCCGCCGAAATCGTCGAACAGCCGCAGGTCTGGCGCCGGCTGCTCGACGAAGGCCGCGAACCCATCCGCGCCGCGGCCGCCCAGATCGCCGCGACCTCGCCCCGATTCGTGCTGTTCGTGGCGCGGGGCACCAGCGACCATGCCGCGCTGTACGCCAAGTACCTGGTGGAGATCAACCACGGGCTGCCCGCGGGCCTGGTGTCACCGTCGACCATGACGGTTTACGGAGCTCGGCCCGACCTGCGCGATGTGCTCTACATCGCGGTGAGCCAGTCCGGCGGTTCTCCGGACCTGGTGCGGTCTGTAGAGGTCGCGCGCTCTCAGGGCGCGCTGACCGTCGCGGTCACCAACAACGCGGCATCTGACCTGGCTGCGGCAGCGGCGATCCACATCGATGTGCTTGCCGGTGCCGAGAAGTCGGTGGCAGCGACCAAGTCCTACACCGCGGAGTTGCTCGCGCTGCAACTGCTGCTGGGCGACGACCGCGACGGCGTCGACGCACTGCCCGATCTCGGCGAGCAAGTCCTGGCCTTCGACGCGCTGGTCCGCGAGGTGGCGCAGCGCTACCGGTTCGCGCAGCGACTCATCGCGACCGGCCGCGGCTACTCCTACCCCACCGCCCGCGAGGCCGCGCTCAAGCTGATGGAGACGTCATACCTTTCCGCACAGGCGTTTTCGGGGGCCGATCTGCTGCACGGCCCGCTCGCCACCGTCGACCCTCAGGTGCCGGTGCTCGCGGTCGTACCGGAAGGAGCCGGCGGGCAGGCCATGGCGCCGGTACTGGAACGGCTCGCCGAGCGTCACGCCGACGTCTTCGGTGTCGGAGACCCCGCGGCGCTGGCCGGGCTGGCCGGCGGCATCGCACTACCGAGCGGCGTCAGCGACGAACTGTCCCCGCTCTTGGAAATCCTTCCGCTGCAACAGCTTGCGCTGCATCTGGCGCTCGCCCGCGGTGGTGACCCCGATCAGCCACGCGGCTTGCGGAAGGTCACCGAGACGCTGTGA
- a CDS encoding MarR family winged helix-turn-helix transcriptional regulator, which translates to MPAKRPDLAAMLAPLLRELMAAEQPILDKHGVSMWGYVVLVALDETPMRSQAVLAQAIGADKTRIIRTLDDLQDRGYIERTPDPDDRRVRLLSITTAGRRLKDAVQADIQHGEERWLGELSAEERRVFLKVLQRLTPTPD; encoded by the coding sequence ATGCCGGCCAAGCGCCCTGACCTTGCTGCGATGCTCGCGCCGCTGCTGCGCGAGTTGATGGCTGCCGAACAGCCCATCCTCGACAAGCACGGCGTGAGCATGTGGGGATACGTCGTGTTGGTGGCGCTCGATGAGACGCCGATGCGGTCGCAGGCCGTGCTGGCGCAGGCGATCGGCGCCGACAAGACCCGCATCATCCGCACGCTCGACGATCTGCAGGACCGCGGCTACATCGAGCGCACACCCGACCCCGACGACCGCCGGGTCCGGCTCCTGTCGATCACGACCGCCGGGCGCCGCCTCAAAGACGCGGTGCAGGCCGACATTCAGCACGGTGAGGAGCGCTGGCTCGGTGAGCTGAGTGCTGAGGAACGGCGCGTCTTCCTCAAAGTGCTGCAACGCCTGACGCCGACGCCGGACTGA
- a CDS encoding TIGR03086 family metal-binding protein: MPTVSTDLLSTHRRAILASVDVVNTVRLADLRRPTPCAAWDLADLLAHMTVQHRGFAAAARRGGQDLALWNPASCRDTHDPVGDYAAAAHDVVDAFAAADPDSQFALPELGTSVPAEMGIGFHLIDYVVHGWDVAASLGVPFALPDDVIATALPLALAVPDGDFRSMPDAPFGPAQAGDSATDFDRLLRHLGRDPQWGDAFGHESLHPIQ, encoded by the coding sequence ATGCCTACAGTTTCCACTGATCTCCTCAGTACCCATCGCCGCGCCATCCTTGCCTCCGTCGACGTCGTCAACACCGTCAGGCTTGCCGACCTTCGGCGCCCGACACCCTGTGCCGCTTGGGATTTGGCCGACCTTCTTGCTCACATGACGGTCCAGCACCGCGGGTTCGCCGCCGCCGCGCGTCGGGGTGGCCAGGACCTCGCGCTATGGAATCCGGCTTCTTGTCGCGACACGCACGACCCGGTAGGCGACTACGCCGCAGCCGCCCATGATGTGGTGGATGCGTTCGCCGCCGCGGACCCCGACAGTCAGTTCGCCCTGCCGGAACTCGGCACGTCGGTACCGGCGGAGATGGGGATCGGCTTCCACCTGATCGATTACGTCGTGCATGGCTGGGACGTCGCCGCCAGTCTGGGCGTCCCCTTCGCGCTGCCCGACGACGTCATTGCCACTGCGCTCCCTCTGGCTCTGGCCGTGCCCGACGGGGACTTCCGCAGCATGCCCGATGCGCCGTTCGGCCCGGCCCAAGCAGGTGACAGCGCAACGGATTTCGACCGGCTGCTGCGTCATCTCGGCCGTGACCCGCAGTGGGGCGATGCGTTCGGCCACGAGTCGCTCCATCCCATCCAGTAA
- the fdxA gene encoding ferredoxin, translated as MTYVIGRECVDVTDMSCVQECPADCIYQGDRALYINPRECVDCGACKLACRVDAIYYDADLPEDQLAYLADNAAFFDEVLPGRDVPLGSPGGASAIGRVGVDTPLVSALPLRS; from the coding sequence ATGACTTACGTAATCGGACGAGAATGCGTTGATGTCACGGATATGTCGTGCGTGCAGGAGTGCCCGGCCGACTGCATCTACCAAGGCGATCGGGCGCTCTACATCAACCCGCGGGAATGTGTGGATTGCGGTGCCTGCAAGCTGGCTTGCCGAGTCGATGCGATCTACTACGACGCCGATCTGCCCGAAGACCAGCTCGCGTACCTCGCCGACAATGCCGCATTCTTCGATGAGGTACTCCCCGGACGCGACGTGCCCCTGGGCTCGCCCGGCGGCGCCAGTGCGATCGGTCGTGTCGGAGTGGACACCCCGCTGGTGTCGGCTCTACCCCTTCGGAGCTGA
- a CDS encoding exodeoxyribonuclease III: MIVTTINVNGIRAAVKERSAENLGLLPWLKDTRSDVICLQETRADDTQLTQALAPALDAGWQLASAEPSAKGRNGVAVLSRAPITAVRVGLSPDCEFVAHGRYVEVDTDGVTVASVYVPTGEAETDKQVEKERFMVALAGRMAELTRKRRDVVICGDWNICATELDLKAWKANVKKSGFLPSERQWLAELMASGWTDVVRELHPDVAGPYSWWSWRGKAFDNDAGWRIDYHLANAKLAPKAVAARVERAAAYALRWSDHAPVTVEYS; this comes from the coding sequence GTGATCGTCACCACCATCAACGTCAATGGCATCCGCGCCGCGGTCAAAGAGCGCTCGGCGGAGAACCTCGGGCTGCTGCCGTGGCTGAAGGACACCAGGTCCGACGTCATCTGCCTGCAGGAGACCCGGGCCGACGACACGCAGCTGACGCAGGCTCTGGCGCCTGCTCTCGACGCGGGGTGGCAGCTGGCGTCGGCCGAACCGTCGGCCAAGGGCCGCAACGGGGTGGCGGTGTTGTCGCGGGCGCCGATCACCGCGGTGCGGGTCGGGCTCAGTCCGGACTGCGAATTCGTCGCGCACGGGCGGTATGTGGAGGTCGACACCGACGGTGTCACGGTCGCCAGTGTGTATGTGCCCACCGGTGAGGCCGAGACCGACAAGCAGGTGGAGAAGGAGCGCTTCATGGTGGCGCTCGCCGGTCGCATGGCCGAGCTGACCCGCAAGCGCCGCGATGTGGTGATCTGCGGCGACTGGAACATCTGCGCGACGGAGCTGGACCTGAAGGCGTGGAAGGCCAACGTCAAGAAGTCCGGGTTCCTGCCGAGTGAGCGGCAGTGGCTGGCCGAATTGATGGCCTCCGGCTGGACGGACGTGGTGCGTGAGCTGCACCCGGACGTCGCCGGGCCGTACAGCTGGTGGTCGTGGCGCGGCAAGGCGTTCGACAACGACGCCGGGTGGCGCATCGACTACCACCTGGCCAATGCCAAGCTGGCGCCCAAAGCCGTTGCGGCGCGGGTGGAACGGGCCGCGGCGTACGCGCTGCGCTGGTCGGACCACGCGCCGGTGACGGTCGAGTACAGCTGA
- a CDS encoding NADP-dependent isocitrate dehydrogenase: MSGEKPSIIYTLTDEAPLLATYAFLPVVRTFAGAAGIDVQTSDISVAARILAEFSDYLTDEQKVPDNLGELGRLTQEPDTNIIKLPNISASVPQLVAAIKELKEKGYNLPDYPGDPKTDEEKAIKDRYGKCLGSAVNPVLREGNSDRRAPKAVKEYARKHPHSMGEWSQASRTHVATMKTGDFYHGEQSMTLDKDRRVKMVLKTKSGKTIELKPEVKLDAGDIIDSMYMSKKALIQFYEEQMEDAYKTGVMFSLHVKATMMKVSHPIVFGHAVRIFYKDAFAKHQKLFDELGVNVNNGLSDLYDKISTLPKSLHDEIVDDLHKCHEHRPELAMVDSARGITNFHSPSDVIVDASMPAMIRLGGKMYGADGKLKDTKAVNPESTFSRMYQEIINFCKTHGQFDPRTMGTVPNVGLMAQKAEEYGSHDKTFEIPEDGAANIVDIDTGEVLFTTNVEEGDIWRMPVVKDAPIRDWVKLAVTRARLSGMPVVFWLDQERPHEAELRKKVATYLKDHDTEGLDIQVMSQERAMRHTIERAMRGQDTIAATGNILRDYLTDLFPILELGTSAKMLSIVPLMAGGGLYETGAGGSAPKHVQQLVEENHLRWDSLGEFLALGASLEDLGNKTDDAKALLLAKTLDAATGKLLDENKSPSRRTGELDNRGSQFYLAMYWAQALAEQTEDAELAAKFAPLAKTLAANEEKIVAELAAAQGSPADIGGYYYPDPEKTSAVMRPSATFNAALASAQE; this comes from the coding sequence ATGAGTGGCGAGAAACCATCCATCATCTACACGTTGACCGACGAGGCGCCGCTGCTCGCGACGTACGCCTTCCTGCCGGTCGTCCGCACCTTCGCCGGCGCCGCCGGTATCGACGTCCAGACCAGTGACATCTCGGTGGCGGCCCGCATCCTCGCCGAGTTCAGCGACTACCTGACCGATGAGCAGAAGGTCCCCGACAACCTGGGTGAGCTGGGCCGGCTGACGCAGGAGCCCGACACCAACATCATCAAGCTGCCCAACATCAGTGCCTCGGTGCCGCAGCTCGTCGCCGCGATCAAGGAGCTCAAGGAGAAGGGCTACAACCTGCCCGACTACCCGGGCGACCCGAAGACCGACGAAGAAAAGGCGATCAAGGATCGCTACGGCAAGTGTCTCGGCAGCGCGGTGAACCCCGTTCTGCGCGAAGGCAACTCGGACCGTCGTGCCCCGAAGGCGGTCAAGGAGTACGCCCGCAAGCACCCGCACAGCATGGGCGAGTGGTCGCAGGCCTCCCGCACGCACGTCGCCACCATGAAGACCGGCGACTTCTACCACGGCGAGCAGTCCATGACGCTCGACAAGGACCGCCGCGTGAAGATGGTCCTGAAGACCAAGTCCGGCAAGACAATTGAGCTCAAGCCCGAGGTCAAGCTCGACGCCGGCGACATCATCGACTCGATGTACATGAGCAAGAAGGCGCTCATCCAGTTCTACGAGGAGCAGATGGAGGACGCCTACAAGACGGGCGTCATGTTCTCCCTGCACGTCAAGGCGACCATGATGAAGGTCAGCCACCCGATCGTGTTCGGCCACGCCGTACGCATCTTTTACAAGGACGCATTCGCCAAGCACCAGAAGCTCTTCGACGAGCTGGGCGTCAACGTCAACAACGGTCTCTCGGACCTGTACGACAAGATTTCGACGCTGCCCAAGTCGCTGCACGACGAGATCGTCGACGACCTGCACAAGTGCCACGAGCACCGTCCCGAGCTGGCCATGGTCGACTCGGCCCGCGGTATCACGAACTTCCACTCGCCGTCCGACGTCATCGTCGACGCCTCGATGCCGGCCATGATCCGGCTCGGCGGCAAGATGTACGGCGCCGACGGAAAGCTCAAGGACACCAAGGCCGTCAACCCCGAGTCGACGTTCTCCCGGATGTACCAGGAGATCATCAACTTCTGTAAGACGCACGGCCAGTTCGACCCGCGGACCATGGGCACCGTGCCGAACGTCGGTCTCATGGCGCAGAAGGCCGAGGAGTACGGCAGCCACGACAAGACCTTCGAAATTCCGGAGGACGGCGCCGCCAACATCGTCGACATCGACACCGGTGAGGTGCTGTTCACCACGAACGTCGAAGAAGGCGACATCTGGCGCATGCCCGTCGTGAAGGACGCGCCGATCCGCGACTGGGTCAAGCTGGCCGTCACCCGCGCCCGGCTCTCCGGCATGCCCGTGGTGTTCTGGCTGGACCAGGAGCGTCCGCACGAGGCCGAGCTGCGCAAGAAGGTCGCGACCTACCTCAAGGATCACGACACCGAGGGCCTCGACATCCAGGTGATGTCGCAGGAACGCGCCATGCGGCACACCATCGAGCGGGCCATGCGCGGTCAGGACACCATTGCCGCGACCGGCAACATCCTGCGCGACTACCTCACCGACCTGTTCCCGATCCTGGAACTGGGCACCAGCGCCAAGATGCTGTCGATCGTGCCGCTGATGGCCGGCGGCGGCCTGTACGAGACCGGCGCCGGCGGTTCGGCGCCGAAGCACGTGCAGCAGCTGGTCGAGGAGAACCACCTGCGCTGGGATTCGCTGGGTGAGTTCCTGGCCCTGGGCGCGAGCCTCGAGGACCTGGGCAACAAGACCGACGACGCCAAGGCTCTGCTGCTGGCCAAGACGCTGGATGCCGCCACCGGAAAGCTGCTGGACGAGAACAAGAGTCCGTCGCGGCGCACCGGTGAGCTGGACAACCGCGGCAGCCAGTTCTACCTCGCCATGTACTGGGCGCAGGCCCTTGCCGAGCAGACCGAGGACGCCGAGCTGGCCGCCAAGTTCGCTCCGCTGGCCAAGACGCTGGCCGCGAACGAGGAGAAGATCGTCGCGGAACTGGCTGCGGCACAGGGCAGCCCGGCCGACATCGGCGGCTACTACTACCCGGACCCGGAGAAGACCTCGGCGGTGATGCGGCCGAGCGCGACCTTCAACGCCGCGCTGGCTTCCGCCCAGGAGTAA
- a CDS encoding bifunctional o-acetylhomoserine/o-acetylserine sulfhydrylase produces MTTEAIDPTARWSFETKQIHAGQSPDSATNARALPIYQTTSYTFRDTDHAAALFGLAEPGNIYTRIMNPTTDVVEQRVAALEGGVAALFLSSGQAAATFAILNIAGTGDHVVASPRLYGGTYNLLHYTLPKLGVEVSFVADPDDLDSWRAAVRPNTKAFFAETISNPKIDILDIPGVSGVAHDNGVPLIVDNTVATPYLIQPLAHGADIVVHSATKYLGGHGSAIAGVIVDGGTFDWTNGKFPGFTEPDPSYHGVVFADLGAPAYALKARVQLLRDLGSAAAPFNSFLIAQGLETLSLRVERHVSNAQKVAEYLEGRPDVLSVNYAGLPSSPWYELGRKLAPKGTGAVLSFELTGGVEAGKAFVNALTLHSHVANIGDVRSLVIHPASTTHQQLTADEQLASGVTPGLVRLAVGIEGIEDILADLEQGFAAAGSVGGADRKAALV; encoded by the coding sequence ATGACCACTGAGGCCATCGACCCCACCGCGCGCTGGAGCTTCGAGACGAAGCAGATCCACGCAGGTCAGAGCCCCGATAGCGCGACCAATGCCCGGGCGCTGCCGATCTACCAGACGACGTCGTACACGTTCCGCGACACCGACCACGCCGCCGCCCTGTTCGGGCTGGCCGAGCCGGGCAACATCTACACCCGCATCATGAACCCGACCACCGATGTGGTCGAGCAGCGCGTCGCCGCTCTCGAGGGTGGCGTGGCCGCGCTGTTCCTGTCGTCCGGGCAGGCTGCCGCGACCTTCGCGATCCTCAACATCGCCGGCACCGGCGACCACGTGGTGGCCTCGCCGCGGCTGTACGGCGGCACCTACAACCTGCTGCACTACACGCTGCCCAAGCTCGGCGTCGAGGTCAGCTTCGTGGCGGACCCCGACGACCTCGACTCGTGGCGCGCCGCCGTCCGGCCGAACACCAAGGCGTTCTTCGCGGAGACCATCTCCAACCCGAAGATCGACATCCTGGACATCCCGGGTGTCTCGGGCGTCGCCCACGACAACGGCGTGCCACTGATCGTCGACAACACCGTCGCCACCCCGTACCTGATCCAGCCGCTGGCCCACGGCGCCGACATCGTCGTGCACTCGGCCACCAAGTACCTGGGCGGGCACGGCTCGGCGATCGCCGGCGTCATCGTCGACGGTGGCACCTTCGACTGGACCAACGGCAAGTTCCCCGGGTTCACCGAGCCCGACCCGAGCTACCACGGTGTGGTGTTCGCCGACCTGGGCGCACCGGCCTACGCGCTCAAGGCGCGCGTGCAGTTGCTGCGTGATCTGGGCAGCGCCGCCGCCCCCTTCAACTCCTTCCTCATCGCGCAGGGATTGGAAACGCTGTCTCTGCGCGTTGAACGCCATGTGTCCAACGCGCAGAAGGTCGCCGAGTACCTCGAGGGCCGCCCGGACGTGCTCTCGGTGAACTACGCCGGCCTGCCGTCGTCCCCGTGGTACGAGCTGGGCCGCAAGCTGGCCCCCAAGGGCACCGGTGCGGTGCTGTCGTTCGAACTGACCGGCGGTGTCGAGGCGGGCAAGGCGTTCGTGAACGCGCTGACCCTGCACAGCCACGTCGCCAACATCGGTGATGTCCGCTCGCTGGTGATCCACCCCGCGTCGACCACGCACCAGCAGCTGACCGCCGACGAGCAGCTGGCCTCCGGAGTCACCCCGGGCCTGGTGCGGCTGGCTGTCGGCATCGAGGGCATCGAAGACATCCTCGCCGACCTGGAGCAGGGCTTCGCTGCTGCTGGATCGGTGGGGGGTGCCGACCGAAAGGCGGCCTTGGTGTGA
- a CDS encoding homoserine O-acetyltransferase yields the protein MSDISAAPLLPAEGETGVVNIGSLTLESGIVLPDVSIAVQRWGELSPAADNVVMVLHALTGDSHVTGPAGPDHPTGGWWDGVAGPGAPIDTDRWCAIATNVLGGCRGSTGPSSLAPDGKPWGSRFPTITVRDQVNADLAALAALGITQVAAVVGGSMGGARALEWLVGHPDTVRAGLVLAVGARATADQIGTQCAQVAAIKADPNWAGGDYYLTGLTPDDGIQIARRFAHLTYRGEKELDDRFRNTAQNHEKSSSDGLYAVESYLEYQGRKLAARFDAGTYVALTDALSSHDVGRGRGGVAAALRSCPVPVIVGGITSDRLYPIRLQEELATLLPGCPGLEVIESDYGHDGFLVETDKVGLLIRQTLDLASR from the coding sequence GTGTCTGACATCTCCGCAGCGCCGCTGCTGCCTGCCGAAGGCGAGACCGGTGTGGTGAACATCGGCTCGCTGACGCTGGAGAGCGGCATCGTGCTGCCCGACGTGTCCATCGCGGTGCAGCGCTGGGGTGAGCTGTCCCCCGCCGCCGACAACGTCGTGATGGTGCTGCACGCGCTGACCGGTGACTCCCACGTCACCGGGCCGGCCGGGCCGGACCATCCGACGGGCGGCTGGTGGGACGGCGTCGCCGGTCCCGGTGCCCCGATCGACACGGACCGCTGGTGCGCCATCGCCACCAACGTGCTCGGCGGCTGCCGCGGCTCGACGGGTCCCAGCTCGCTCGCTCCCGATGGAAAGCCCTGGGGCTCAAGGTTTCCCACCATCACCGTGCGCGACCAGGTGAACGCCGACCTGGCGGCGCTGGCCGCCCTCGGCATCACCCAGGTGGCCGCGGTCGTCGGTGGCTCGATGGGCGGCGCGCGGGCGCTGGAATGGCTTGTGGGACACCCCGACACGGTGCGGGCCGGGCTGGTGCTGGCGGTCGGCGCCCGGGCCACCGCCGACCAGATCGGCACGCAGTGCGCGCAGGTCGCGGCCATCAAGGCCGACCCGAACTGGGCCGGCGGCGACTACTACCTGACGGGACTCACCCCGGACGACGGCATCCAGATCGCCCGCCGGTTCGCGCACCTGACGTACCGCGGCGAGAAGGAACTCGACGACCGGTTCCGCAACACCGCGCAGAACCACGAAAAGAGTTCCAGCGACGGCCTTTACGCGGTCGAGAGCTACCTGGAGTACCAGGGCCGCAAGCTGGCCGCACGGTTCGATGCGGGCACGTATGTGGCACTGACGGATGCGCTGAGCAGTCACGATGTCGGGCGCGGACGCGGCGGGGTCGCGGCGGCCCTGCGGTCCTGTCCGGTGCCGGTGATCGTCGGCGGCATCACGTCCGACCGGCTGTATCCCATTCGGCTGCAGGAGGAACTGGCCACGCTGTTGCCGGGTTGCCCGGGCCTCGAGGTCATCGAGTCCGACTACGGCCACGACGGTTTCCTGGTCGAGACCGACAAGGTGGGCCTGCTGATCCGCCAGACCCTGGACTTGGCGTCCCGGTGA